A stretch of the Arachis stenosperma cultivar V10309 chromosome 6, arast.V10309.gnm1.PFL2, whole genome shotgun sequence genome encodes the following:
- the LOC130936329 gene encoding putative nucleobase-ascorbate transporter 10 yields the protein MAQTNGGENCSKCCNKCCKKIVEVQVQPHPVKDQLPGVQYCINSPPPWPEAFLLGFQHYILTLGMIVLIPTIIVPQMGGGDAEKVRVIQTLLFVAGLSTILQSLFGTRLPTVIAGSYSYIIPVISIVQAKRYDLYTDPYERFTQTMRGIQGALILSACFQMVLGFFGFWRNAVRFLSPLSVVPYVTFTGLSLYHLGFPMLAKCVEYGLPTLILLVFISQYLHRYIATKKPIHDRFAVLSTVVISWLFAQLLTSCTAYNNRPETTQTSCRTDRAGLVSAASWVYLPYPFQWGSPTFNAGEAFAMMAASFVSLFESTGTFYASARFGSATPVPPSIISRGAGWIGVATMLNSMFGSVTGSTASVENAGLLALTRVGSRRVIQISAGFMILFSVFGKFGALFASIPLPIFAALYCVVFGYVSSSGLGFLQFCNLNSFRTLFILGFTFFIGFSIPQYFSEYYHVKHESAGARWFNDIVTVMFMSHTMVAALVAFILDITLLRENDDDRKDSGMQWWERFTMYNKDVRNNEFYSLPCRLDELFPAL from the exons ATGGCTCAAACTAATGGCGGAGAAAATTGTAGCAAATGTTGCAACAAATGTTGTAAAAAGATAGTAGAAGTTCAGGTTCAGCCGCACCCAGTGAAAGATCAATTACCTGGAGTTCAATATTGCATCAACAGTCCTCCTCCATGGC CTGAAGCATTTTTGTTGGGGTTCCAACATTACATTTTGACTCTTGGCATGATTGTCCTGATTCCAACCATAATTGTTCCTCAAATGGGTGGAGGAGAT GCTGAGAAGGTGAGGGTGATTCAGACCCTTCTCTTTGTTGCAGGGCTAAGCACCATTCTTCAATCTTTGTTTGGAACCAGATTGCCAACAGTTATTGCTGGTTCATACAGTTACATAATACCAGTCATTTCAATAGTTCAagctaaaagatatgatttatataCAGATCCTTATGAG AGATTCACTCAGACAATGAGAGGGATTCAAGGTGCCTTGATCTTAAGTGCATGTTTCCAGATGGTACTTGGATTTTTTGGCTTTTGGAGGAACGCTGTCAG GTTTCTTAGTCCACTTTCTGTAGTCCCATATGTAACTTTCACTGGACTTAGTCTCTATCATCTTGGATTTCCAATG CTTGCAAAATGTGTCGAATATGGGCTTCCAACACTAATTCTCTTGGTGTTCATCTCACAG TATCTACACAGATATATTGCAACAAAGAAGCCTATACATGACCGATTTGCAGTGCTGTCCACGGTTGTGATTTCATGGCTATTTGCACAGCTTCTCACTTCATGCACTGCATATAACAACAGGCCAGAAACTACACAGACTAGCTGCCGAACTGATCGAGCCGGACTTGTGAGCGCGGCCTCATG GGTATATTTGCCTTACCCCTTCCAATGGGGAAGTCCTACTTTCAATGCTGGAGAAGCTTTTGCTATGATGGCTGCTTCTTTTGTTTCTCTATTTGAG TCTACCGGAACATTCTATGCTTCGGCAAGATTTGGAAGCGCAACGCCGGTGCCACCATCTATTATCAGCCGTGGAGCTGGCTGGATT GGAGTAGCTACAATGCTGAATAGCATGTTTGGTTCTGTCACTGGAAGTACAGCATCAGT GGAGAATGCTGGTTTGTTAGCATTAACAAGAGTTGGAAGCCGAAGAGTCATTCAAATATCAGCAGGCTTTATGATTTTATTCTCTGTATTTG GGAAATTCGGCGCGCTTTTCGCCTCTATACCTTTGCCAATCTTCGCAGCCTTATACTGCGTGGTCTTCGGCTATGTCT CTTCTTCTGGCCTTGGATTTCTCCAATTCTGTAACCTCAACAGTTTCAGAACCTTGTTTATTTTGGGATTCACATTCTTCATTGGCTTCTCAATTCCACAATATTTCTCAGAGTATTATCATGTGAAGCATGAATCAGCTGGTGCAAGATGG TTCAATGACATTGTGACAGTCATGTTCATGTCACATACAATGGTTGCTGCCTTGGTTGCATTCATTCTGGACATCACACTGTTGCGCGAAAACGATGATGATCGAAAAGACAGTGGAATGCAATGGTGGGAGAGGTTCACCATGTATAACAAAGATGTTAGGAACAATGAATTCTATTCTTTACCATGCAGGCTTGATGAgttatttccagcactttaa
- the LOC130934898 gene encoding transcription activator MSS11-like: MEEKKRHLSLPANYVTLAQLQQSWLQQQKQKQQQQQPPPHEQQHEDKNGLEQGDSHQRHATVSRSFARKQNPDNRNQQKNRDDPEDIDRDRDGDVNLEGKGSMQWKERVKSKSKQARVDERGTKFEENEEKEKEEVKQGSRQEYFYQQHRRGAAVRVFARKQSHFNRENRWKVRGYSGTNAEKQRNEADTGIGGTDVESKDNDERKNNEEAKPKPNVYESGIKTEEKEKEKQDEEVKQEQRRGTSSRSFAGKHDSNGRFNRVKIRPDFGTNAEKQCHDTGIGDGESKMNATKPRSLVVERKTEMGGENGKKQREEVSNAEKEKAKIIESQSNEDKSGGGGGLRMEEVEQRFRGLRFRRTGDGLNYGYSNRNGYRSDYGNDNGYDNRDFGRGKRGEKMVWIRKVDNINETEN; the protein is encoded by the coding sequence ATGGAGGAAAAGAAGAGACATCTTTCTCTTCCTGCCAACTACGTCACTCTCGCTCAGCTGCAACAATCCTGGCTCCAACAACAAAAGCAAaagcaacagcaacaacaaccaccaccacatgAACAGCAACACGAAGACAAAAATGGACTTGAACAGGGAGATTCGCACCAAAGGCATGCAACAGTTTCTAGGTCTTTCGCTAGGAAACAGAATCCAGATAACCGTAATCAACAGAAAAATCGTGATGATCCAGAAGACATAGACAGAGACAGAGACGGAGACGTCAATCTAGAAGGAAAAGGTAGCATGCAATGGAAGGAGAGAGTGAAATCGAAGTCGAAACAAGCTAGGGTTGATGAAAGAGGAACAAAATTCGAAGAGAATGAAGAGAAGGAAAAAGAGGAAGTGAAACAGGGATCGCGCCAGGAATATTTTTACCAGCAACACCGTCGTGGAGCCGCTGTTAGGGTTTTCGCCAGAAAACAAAGTCACTTCAATCGGGAGAATCGCTGGAAAGTTCGCGGCTACTCGGGAACTAATGCTGAGAAACAACGCAATGAAGCTGATACAGGAATCGGAGGCACCGACGTGGAAAGTAAAGACAACGATGAACGGAAGAACAACGAGGAAGCGAAGCCAAAACCTAATGTTTATGAAAGTGGAATCAAAACCgaagagaaggagaaagagaaacaGGACGAGGAAGTGAAACAAGAGCAACGCCGTGGAACCTCTTCTAGGTCTTTCGCAGGAAAACACGATAGCAATGGTCGCTTCAATCGCGTGAAAATTCGTCCCGATTTTGGAACCAATGCTGAGAAACAATGCCATGACACAGGAATAGGAGACGGAGAATCGAAGATGAATGCCACAAAGCCAAGATCTCTGGTTGTGGAAAGGAAAACAGAAATGGGAGGAGAGAATGGAAAGAAACAGAGGGAGGAAGTGAGTAATGCTGAAAAGGAGAAAGCCAAAATCATCGAAAGTCAATCCAATGAAGATAagagtggtggtggtggtggtttgCGGATGGAAGAGGTTGAGCAGAGATTTAGGGGTTTAAGGTTTAGAAGAACGGGTGATGGTCTCAATTACGGTTATAGTAACAGAAACGGTTACAGAAGCGATTATGGTAATGACAATGGCTATGACAACAGGGATTTTGGAAGGGGCAAAAGAGGTGAGAAGATGGTTTGGATTAGGAAAGTTGACAATATTAATGAAACTGAAAACTAG
- the LOC130932703 gene encoding receptor-like protein EIX2, translated as MSPNTNTYTGMVVIIFVHLYCMTLLTCSESELIECIPSEREALLRFKQHLTDPTNRLSSWNASNPNCCHWDYVVCSHLTFHVLQLHLNTTPDYDEYADERSMFSGAINDSVVELKHLNYLDLSGNSFGGMQFPTFLFGITSLTHLDLSASGFYGNIPHQIGNLSNLLHLDLSYDAYGKLPHQIGNLTNLIHLGLPSFGESLVVENADWLLGLTSLEYLDLSGANLSKSFNWLHTMQALPSLHQLDLRGCRLGDYKQPSKLNFSSLLSLSLSVAPKWIFQLNKLVSLTWGSKYYGSSDIGGPIPDGIQNLTMLENLDLSSNSFSSHIPDWLYGLHRLKSLKLSDNYLTGAISNTLGNLTSLVTLDLSHNQFEGAIPTLLGNLTSLVDLHLSDNQFEGAIPSSFRKLCNLRHIYFSNLKCNQQLSEILQILIPCVSHQLNTLVASTSQISGHLTNQLGMFQNLEKLDLSGNKIIGEIPQSFAKLSSLRFVDFSKNHLTGNPFKILASSTKLLCLVIDDNYFQGIVHEDDLANFTTLHVLSASSNNFTLKVHPSWKPKFQLSELKMSSWKLGPSFPSWIRSQNHLQHLDLSNAGLSDSIPIWFWETSHHYYYLNFSHNHIQGKLPKELKILEFDGAVDLSSNNLHGNLPFVSENVVWLDLSHNSFDGLLMDFLCQKSHKPKSLQILNLASNNLSGEIPNCWRMWPELADVNLESNCFIGSLPSSMGSLSSLQYLHIRNNTLFGKFPVSLKENKELILLDLGENKLTGNIPRWIGERLVNLKFLRLRSNNLSGNIPNGLCDMKFLQVLDLALNNLSGNIPNCLNHLSAIINKTSASSSFQESMGGYASDTISMFLWVKGKDAEYNNFLGLVKNIDLSSNKLSGGIPMEITNLTGLIYLNLSKNELTGHIPQSIGNMESLESIDFSGNQLTGEIPQSITNLNFLNKLDLSYNHLDGQIPTGTQLQSFEASNFVGNKLCGPPLLLNCTMDGEVPDDDANENEKERKNHGVKWLFVSVAFGFIVGFWGFIGPLFIFKSWRYAYYHFLDDVWYKLQSCL; from the coding sequence ATGTCTCCAAACACAAACACTTACACTGGCATGGTTGTGATTATCTTTGTTCACCTTTATTGCATGACGTTGCTAACGTGCTCTGAGTCTGAGTTGATTGAGTGCATTCCAAGTGAGCGGGAAGCACTTCTAAGATTCAAGCAGCATCTCACTGACCCTACAAACAGGCTGTCTTCTTGGAATGCTTCCAATCCCAACTGCTGCCACTGGGATTATGTTGTTTGTAGTCATCTAACTTTCCACGTCCTTCAACTTCACCTCAACACTACACCAGATTATGATGAATACGCTGACGAGAGGTCCATGTTTAGTGGAGCGATAAATGATTCTGTTGTTGAATTGAAACATCTGAATTACTTGGACTTGAGCGGTAATAGTTTTGGAGGTATGCAATTTCCTACTTTCCTTTTTGGAATCACCTCCTTAACTCACCTTGACCTCTCTGCTTCCGGATTTTATGGCAACATTCCTCATCAGATTGGGAATCTCTCTAATTTGCTCCATCTTGACCTCTCATATGATGCCTATGGAAAACTTCCACATCAAATTGGCAATCTCACCAATTTAATCCATCTTGGCCTCCCAAGTTTTGGTGAATCATTGGTTGTTGAAAATGCTGATTGGCTTTTGGGTCTTACCTCCCTTGAATATCTTGATTTGAGTGGTGCTAACCTATCCAAATCATTTAATTGGCTACACACTATGCAAGCTCTCCCTTCTTTGCATCAGTTAGACTTACGTGGTTGTAGATTGGGTGATTATAAGCAACCATCCAAACTTAACTTTTCGTCCCTGCTTTCTCTCAGCCTTTCTGTTGCTCCCAAGTGGATCTTTCAGTTGAACAAACTTGTTTCTCTTACATGGGGTTCAAAATATTATGGGTCGTCTGATATTGGAGGTCCAATTCCCGATGGTATTCAAAACCTTACCATGCTTGAAAATCTTGATTTGTCATCCAATTCATTCTCATCCCATATACCAGATTGGTTATACGGTCTTCATCGTCTCAAATCTTTGAAGTTAAGTGATAACTATCTGACTGGGGCTATTTCTAATACTTTGGGGAATTTGACTTCTCTTGTTACCCTTGATTTGTCACACAATCAGTTTGAAGGAGCAATTCCAACTCTTTTGGGGAATCTGACTTCTCTTGTTGACCTTCATTTGTCAGACAATCAGTTTGAAGGAGCAATACCATCCTCTTTTAGAAAGCTATGCAATTTGAGACACATCTATTTCTCAAATCTCAAATGCAATCAGCAACTTTCTGAAATCTTACAAATTCTCATCCCATGTGTTTCTCATCAACTCAACACTCTTGTGGCTTCAACTTCTCAAATCTCAGGTCACCTCACCAATCAACTTGGAATGTTTCAAAATCTTGAAAAGCTTGATCTCTCCGGCAACAAGATTATTGGAGAAATTCCTCAATCATTCGCAAAGCTTTCCTCGTTAAGATTTGTCGATTTCTCCAAAAATCACCTTACTGGAAATCCATTTAAAATTCTTGCATCATCTACTAAATTGTTATGTCTTGTCATAGATGACAATTATTTTCAAGGGATTGTACATGAAGATGACCTTGCCAATTTCACTACTTTACACGTGCTTTCAGCATCAAGTAACAATTTCACTTTGAAAGTGCATCCCAGTTGGAAACCAAAATTTCAACTTTCTGAATTGAAAATGAGCTCTTGGAAGCTAGGTCCAAGCTTTCCATCATGGATTCGGTCACAAAATCATCTTCAACATTTGGATCTATCTAACGCAGGGCTTTCTGATTCCATTCCCATTTGGTTTTGGGAAACAagtcatcattattattatttgaactTCTCTCACAATCATATTCAAGGCAAGCTCCCAAAAGAATTAAAGATTTTAGAATTCGATGGAGCAGTTGATCTTAGCTCAAACAATCTTCATGGAAATTTACCCTTTGTGAGTGAGAATGTGGTTTGGCTAGATCTCTCACATAATTCATTTGATGGGTTATTAATGGATTTTCTTTGTCAAAAATCTCACAAACCAAAATCGTTACAAATCCTCAATCTTGCATCAAACAATTTATCTGGAGAAATTCCCAACTGTTGGAGGATGTGGCCAGAACTAGCGGATGTCAACTTAGAAAGCAACTGTTTTATTGGAAGCTTGCCCTCTTCCATGGGCTCTTTATCAAGCCTACAATATTTGCATATACGTAACAACACACTCTTTGGAAAATTTCCTGTCAGTTTAAAGGAAAACAAGGAGTTGATTTTGTTGGATCTTGGAGAAAATAAGCTCACAGGGAATATTCCTAGATGGATTGGAGAAAGGTtggtaaatttaaaatttcttcGGCTGCGATCCAATAATCTTTCAGGTAACATTCCCAACGGATTATGTGATATGAAGTTTCTCCAAGTTTTAGACCTTGCACTAAATAATTTGTCAGGCAATATACCAAATTGTTTGAACCATTTGAGTGCTATCATAAATAAAACTAGTGCAAGTTCGTCCTTCCAGGAATCCATGGGGGGATATGCAAGTGATACTATAAGCATGTTCCTATGGGTGAAAGGTAAAGATGCTGAGTACAACAACTTTCTGGGCTTAGTGAAAAATATTGATCTTTCATCTAATAAATTGTCGGGGGGAATACCAATGGAAATCACAAACCTAACCGGTCTGATTTATTTGAACTTGTCCAAGAATGAGTTGACTGGTCACATCCCTCAAAGTATTGGCAATATGGAGTCATTGGAATCCATTGATTTCTCAGGCAACCAACTCACAGGGGAGATCCCTCAAAGCATCACAAACTTGAACTTCCTGAACAAGCTAGACTTGTCCTACAATCACTTGGACGGACAAATCCCAACGGGCACTCAGTTGCAAAGCTTTGAAGCATCCAATTTCGTTGGCAACAAGCTATGTGGTCCACCATTGCTGCTCAACTGTACCATGGACGGGGAAGTTCCTGATGATGATGCtaatgaaaatgaaaaagagagaaagaatcATGGAGTGAAGTGGCTGTTTGTGAGTGTGGCTTTTGGATTTATAGTGGGATTTTGGGGATTTATCGGTCCACTGTTCATATTCAAATCATGGAGGTATGCCTATTACCATTTCCTTGACGATGTGTGGTACAAACTTCAATCATGTTTGTGA